The following proteins come from a genomic window of Anas platyrhynchos isolate ZD024472 breed Pekin duck chromosome 12, IASCAAS_PekinDuck_T2T, whole genome shotgun sequence:
- the LOC101789642 gene encoding uncharacterized protein isoform X1, translating to MGPAPGPDSGARLGPPQPRSLLPARPEPLRPGYCGARLRFSSWAAAVWGGPWRRLLALRRRWGPGSCTRARTCPAPRCTSCSPGSPACCSTTRRGTPAGTCWPGRCCGTHIHLKLSSLLCRIIVLQKYTVCFREEARLEDCEFYLTAHQFIVLPMERQRMDSSNGNHEPSVLQKIKELWLRSASLGTAPSSDPSISQLIDVIGQNQLETLKESAEECLDLQVSKETEKDEPPVTQWEAELKKEPPEDTFMVPANVLVIPPEEAAVDGDASKADDVCGASPEKDNYDKTVPDDQTGISQQPSSAESTVVSGSLDASLDNPWNMLPAMSLTLTSSEEQSFQNSSPHRPEDQQDVAADSNTPDLLESCGRDSPQGLLQAAPAQASSPSLLSSYSSISPVKAGTTWATSAAEAASSSPCASQGPLVSEDSQAKLPALSPTFPVLPRNHPVSHTKGVPHQEQADSSGTAFSPDMLKRHLAHARTQGGETPKESRKPKGAKRKQVVGGGPELPEGWRSLGGLQQKQPRCGASGGTGREVRRKLESTSTEGKKKIRREEHRPQRREESPEEEEEEEEEEEAASVSGPSSTLEQHRVLQPYVRDRPLQYKYKAPSPELCQQIRSVRISKAMLKWACWILTDRDVDA from the exons ATGGGACCGGCTCCGGGACCCGACTCCGGGGCGCGGCTCggcccccctcagccccggAGCCTTCTCCCCGCCCGCCCCGAGCCGCTCCGCCCCGGATACTGCGGGGCCCGGCTCCGTTTCTCTTCCTGGGCCGCGGCGGTGTGGGGCGGGCCATGGCGGCGGCTGCTTGCCCTGAGGCGCCGCTGGGGGCCAG GTTCGTGTACGAGAGCAAGAACCTGTCCGGCCCCAAGGTGTACGTCCTGCAGCCCTGGATCGCCAGCCTGCTGCTCAACTACGAGAAGAGGGACGCCGGCGGGGACCTGCTGGCCGGGCAGGTGCTGCGG CACCCACATTCACCTTAAGCTTTCCAGCCTTCTTTGTAGAATTATCGTCTTGCAGAAGTACACGGTGTGTTTCCGGGAGGAGGCCAGGCTG GAGGACTGTGAGTTTTATCTCACCGCCCACCAGTTCATCGTGCTGCCCATGGAGAGGCAGAGGATGGATTCATCCAATGG GAACCACGAGCCCTCTGTGCTACAGAAGATAAAGGAGCTCTGGCT GAGGAGTGCCTCTCTGGGGACTGCTCCCAGCTCAG ACCCATCCATCTCACAGCTGATTGATGTGATAGGACAGAACCAGCTTGAGACTTTGAAGGAAAGTGCTGAGGAATGCTTGGATTTACAGGTGTCCAAAGAGACAGAGAAGGACGAGCCTCCCGTGACCCAGTGGGAGGCAGAACTCAAGAAAGAG CCACCTGAGGACACCTTCATGGTCCCAGCCAACGTCCTGGTGATCCCTCCTGAGGAGGCAGCGGTTGATGGCGATGCTTCCAAGGCAG ATGATGTATGTGGAGCATCTCCTGAGAAGGACAACTATGACAAGACAGTGCCAGACGACCAGACTGGCAtctcccagcagcccagct ctgcagagtcAACGGTGGTGTCGGGGAGCTTAGATGCATCGCTGGACAATCCTTGGAACATGCTTCCCGCGATGTCTTTGACTCTGACCTCTTCAGAAG AGCAGTCCTTTCAGAACAGCTCTCCACACAGGCCGGAGGACCAGCAGGACGTGGCTGCTGACAGCAACACACCTGACCTGCTGGAATCGTGTGGCCGTGACTCTCCCCAgggcctgctgcaggctgcccctgcccaggCTTCATCTCCCTCGCTGCTCTCCTCGTACAGCAGCATCAGCCCTGTGAAGGCTGGCACGACCTGGGCAACATCAGCTGCAGAGGCAGCCTCCAGCTCCCCCTGTGCTTCTCAAGGCCCGCTGGTTTCGGAGGACTCCCAGGCCAAGCTGCCAGCTCTCTCTCCAACATTTCCTGTCCTGCCCAGAAACCACCCGGTGTCCCACACCAAAGGGGTGCCTCACCAGGAGCAGGCAGACTCCAGCGGCACAGCTTTCTCTCCAGACATGCTGAAGCGTCACCTGGCTCACGCCAGGACCCAGGGAGGAGAAACCCCAAAGGAGAGCAGGAAGCCTAAGGGTGCCAAGAGGAAGCAGGTGGTGGGAGGTGGCCCGGAGCTGCCTGAGGGGTGGAGGTCCCTCGGTGgactgcagcagaagcagcctcGATGCGGTGCCtctgggggcacggggagagAGGTGCGCAGGAAGCTGGAGTCCACGAGCACAGAGGGAAAGAAGAAGATCAGAAGGGAGGAGCACAGGCCACAACGCAGAGAGGAGTCcccagaggaggaagaggaggaggaggaggaagaggaggcagccTCAGTGAGCGGCCCCAGCTCCACGCTGGAGCAGCACAGAGTTCTGCAGCCG TACGTGAGGGACAGGCCGCTCCAGTACAAATACAAGGCCCCAAGCCCTGAGCTCTGCCAGCAAATACGATCTGTCAG GATCTCCAAGGCGATGCTGAAGTGGGCGTGCTGGATTCTCACAGACAGGGACGTGGATGCCTGA
- the LOC101789642 gene encoding uncharacterized protein isoform X3: protein MAAAACPEAPLGARFVYESKNLSGPKVYVLQPWIASLLLNYEKRDAGGDLLAGQVLRVLNDSSAPDQAGALQDAELQVSDGSYYIRVVITAEALRAEENTHIHLKLSSLLCRIIVLQKYTVCFREEARLEDCEFYLTAHQFIVLPMERQRMDSSNGNHEPSVLQKIKELWLRSASLGTAPSSDPSISQLIDVIGQNQLETLKESAEECLDLQVSKETEKDEPPVTQWEAELKKEPPEDTFMVPANVLVIPPEEAAVDGDASKADDVCGASPEKDNYDKTVPDDQTGISQQPSSAESTVVSGSLDASLDNPWNMLPAMSLTLTSSEEQSFQNSSPHRPEDQQDVAADSNTPDLLESCGRDSPQGLLQAAPAQASSPSLLSSYSSISPVKAGTTWATSAAEAASSSPCASQGPLVSEDSQAKLPALSPTFPVLPRNHPVSHTKGVPHQEQADSSGTAFSPDMLKRHLAHARTQGGETPKESRKPKGAKRKQVVGGGPELPEGWRSLGGLQQKQPRCGASGGTGREVRRKLESTSTEGKKKIRREEHRPQRREESPEEEEEEEEEEEAASVSGPSSTLEQHRVLQPYVRDRPLQYKYKAPSPELCQQIRSVRISKAMLKWACWILTDRDVDA, encoded by the exons ATGGCGGCGGCTGCTTGCCCTGAGGCGCCGCTGGGGGCCAG GTTCGTGTACGAGAGCAAGAACCTGTCCGGCCCCAAGGTGTACGTCCTGCAGCCCTGGATCGCCAGCCTGCTGCTCAACTACGAGAAGAGGGACGCCGGCGGGGACCTGCTGGCCGGGCAGGTGCTGCGG GTTTTGAATGACTCAAGTGCTCCAGACCAAGCTGGAGCACTCCAAGATGCTGAACTACAAGTCTCAGATGGGTCCTACTACATCCGAGTGGTCATTACAGCTGAAGCTCTGCGGGCGGAAGAAAA CACCCACATTCACCTTAAGCTTTCCAGCCTTCTTTGTAGAATTATCGTCTTGCAGAAGTACACGGTGTGTTTCCGGGAGGAGGCCAGGCTG GAGGACTGTGAGTTTTATCTCACCGCCCACCAGTTCATCGTGCTGCCCATGGAGAGGCAGAGGATGGATTCATCCAATGG GAACCACGAGCCCTCTGTGCTACAGAAGATAAAGGAGCTCTGGCT GAGGAGTGCCTCTCTGGGGACTGCTCCCAGCTCAG ACCCATCCATCTCACAGCTGATTGATGTGATAGGACAGAACCAGCTTGAGACTTTGAAGGAAAGTGCTGAGGAATGCTTGGATTTACAGGTGTCCAAAGAGACAGAGAAGGACGAGCCTCCCGTGACCCAGTGGGAGGCAGAACTCAAGAAAGAG CCACCTGAGGACACCTTCATGGTCCCAGCCAACGTCCTGGTGATCCCTCCTGAGGAGGCAGCGGTTGATGGCGATGCTTCCAAGGCAG ATGATGTATGTGGAGCATCTCCTGAGAAGGACAACTATGACAAGACAGTGCCAGACGACCAGACTGGCAtctcccagcagcccagct ctgcagagtcAACGGTGGTGTCGGGGAGCTTAGATGCATCGCTGGACAATCCTTGGAACATGCTTCCCGCGATGTCTTTGACTCTGACCTCTTCAGAAG AGCAGTCCTTTCAGAACAGCTCTCCACACAGGCCGGAGGACCAGCAGGACGTGGCTGCTGACAGCAACACACCTGACCTGCTGGAATCGTGTGGCCGTGACTCTCCCCAgggcctgctgcaggctgcccctgcccaggCTTCATCTCCCTCGCTGCTCTCCTCGTACAGCAGCATCAGCCCTGTGAAGGCTGGCACGACCTGGGCAACATCAGCTGCAGAGGCAGCCTCCAGCTCCCCCTGTGCTTCTCAAGGCCCGCTGGTTTCGGAGGACTCCCAGGCCAAGCTGCCAGCTCTCTCTCCAACATTTCCTGTCCTGCCCAGAAACCACCCGGTGTCCCACACCAAAGGGGTGCCTCACCAGGAGCAGGCAGACTCCAGCGGCACAGCTTTCTCTCCAGACATGCTGAAGCGTCACCTGGCTCACGCCAGGACCCAGGGAGGAGAAACCCCAAAGGAGAGCAGGAAGCCTAAGGGTGCCAAGAGGAAGCAGGTGGTGGGAGGTGGCCCGGAGCTGCCTGAGGGGTGGAGGTCCCTCGGTGgactgcagcagaagcagcctcGATGCGGTGCCtctgggggcacggggagagAGGTGCGCAGGAAGCTGGAGTCCACGAGCACAGAGGGAAAGAAGAAGATCAGAAGGGAGGAGCACAGGCCACAACGCAGAGAGGAGTCcccagaggaggaagaggaggaggaggaggaagaggaggcagccTCAGTGAGCGGCCCCAGCTCCACGCTGGAGCAGCACAGAGTTCTGCAGCCG TACGTGAGGGACAGGCCGCTCCAGTACAAATACAAGGCCCCAAGCCCTGAGCTCTGCCAGCAAATACGATCTGTCAG GATCTCCAAGGCGATGCTGAAGTGGGCGTGCTGGATTCTCACAGACAGGGACGTGGATGCCTGA
- the LOC101789642 gene encoding uncharacterized protein isoform X2 translates to MAAAACPEAPLGARFVYESKNLSGPKVYVLQPWIASLLLNYEKRDAGGDLLAGQVLRVLNDSSAPDQAGALQDAELQVSDGSYYIRVVITAEALRAEENTHIHLKLSSLLCRIIVLQKYTVCFREEARLEDCEFYLTAHQFIVLPMERQRMDSSNGNHEPSVLQKIKELWLRSASLGTAPSSDPSISQLIDVIGQNQLETLKESAEECLDLQVSKETEKDEPPVTQWEAELKKEPPEDTFMVPANVLVIPPEEAAVDGDASKADDVCGASPEKDNYDKTVPDDQTGISQQPSSAESTVVSGSLDASLDNPWNMLPAMSLTLTSSEEQSFQNSSPHRPEDQQDVAADSNTPDLLESCGRDSPQGLLQAAPAQASSPSLLSSYSSISPVKAGTTWATSAAEAASSSPCASQGPLVSEDSQAKLPALSPTFPVLPRNHPVSHTKGVPHQEQADSSGTAFSPDMLKRHLAHARTQGGETPKESRKPKGAKRKQVVGGGPELPEGWRSLGGLQQKQPRCGASGGTGREVRRKLESTSTEGKKKIRREEHRPQRREESPEEEEEEEEEEEAASVSGPSSTLEQHRVLQPVKMKQRYVRDRPLQYKYKAPSPELCQQIRSVRISKAMLKWACWILTDRDVDA, encoded by the exons ATGGCGGCGGCTGCTTGCCCTGAGGCGCCGCTGGGGGCCAG GTTCGTGTACGAGAGCAAGAACCTGTCCGGCCCCAAGGTGTACGTCCTGCAGCCCTGGATCGCCAGCCTGCTGCTCAACTACGAGAAGAGGGACGCCGGCGGGGACCTGCTGGCCGGGCAGGTGCTGCGG GTTTTGAATGACTCAAGTGCTCCAGACCAAGCTGGAGCACTCCAAGATGCTGAACTACAAGTCTCAGATGGGTCCTACTACATCCGAGTGGTCATTACAGCTGAAGCTCTGCGGGCGGAAGAAAA CACCCACATTCACCTTAAGCTTTCCAGCCTTCTTTGTAGAATTATCGTCTTGCAGAAGTACACGGTGTGTTTCCGGGAGGAGGCCAGGCTG GAGGACTGTGAGTTTTATCTCACCGCCCACCAGTTCATCGTGCTGCCCATGGAGAGGCAGAGGATGGATTCATCCAATGG GAACCACGAGCCCTCTGTGCTACAGAAGATAAAGGAGCTCTGGCT GAGGAGTGCCTCTCTGGGGACTGCTCCCAGCTCAG ACCCATCCATCTCACAGCTGATTGATGTGATAGGACAGAACCAGCTTGAGACTTTGAAGGAAAGTGCTGAGGAATGCTTGGATTTACAGGTGTCCAAAGAGACAGAGAAGGACGAGCCTCCCGTGACCCAGTGGGAGGCAGAACTCAAGAAAGAG CCACCTGAGGACACCTTCATGGTCCCAGCCAACGTCCTGGTGATCCCTCCTGAGGAGGCAGCGGTTGATGGCGATGCTTCCAAGGCAG ATGATGTATGTGGAGCATCTCCTGAGAAGGACAACTATGACAAGACAGTGCCAGACGACCAGACTGGCAtctcccagcagcccagct ctgcagagtcAACGGTGGTGTCGGGGAGCTTAGATGCATCGCTGGACAATCCTTGGAACATGCTTCCCGCGATGTCTTTGACTCTGACCTCTTCAGAAG AGCAGTCCTTTCAGAACAGCTCTCCACACAGGCCGGAGGACCAGCAGGACGTGGCTGCTGACAGCAACACACCTGACCTGCTGGAATCGTGTGGCCGTGACTCTCCCCAgggcctgctgcaggctgcccctgcccaggCTTCATCTCCCTCGCTGCTCTCCTCGTACAGCAGCATCAGCCCTGTGAAGGCTGGCACGACCTGGGCAACATCAGCTGCAGAGGCAGCCTCCAGCTCCCCCTGTGCTTCTCAAGGCCCGCTGGTTTCGGAGGACTCCCAGGCCAAGCTGCCAGCTCTCTCTCCAACATTTCCTGTCCTGCCCAGAAACCACCCGGTGTCCCACACCAAAGGGGTGCCTCACCAGGAGCAGGCAGACTCCAGCGGCACAGCTTTCTCTCCAGACATGCTGAAGCGTCACCTGGCTCACGCCAGGACCCAGGGAGGAGAAACCCCAAAGGAGAGCAGGAAGCCTAAGGGTGCCAAGAGGAAGCAGGTGGTGGGAGGTGGCCCGGAGCTGCCTGAGGGGTGGAGGTCCCTCGGTGgactgcagcagaagcagcctcGATGCGGTGCCtctgggggcacggggagagAGGTGCGCAGGAAGCTGGAGTCCACGAGCACAGAGGGAAAGAAGAAGATCAGAAGGGAGGAGCACAGGCCACAACGCAGAGAGGAGTCcccagaggaggaagaggaggaggaggaggaagaggaggcagccTCAGTGAGCGGCCCCAGCTCCACGCTGGAGCAGCACAGAGTTCTGCAGCCGGTAAAGATGAAGCAGCGG TACGTGAGGGACAGGCCGCTCCAGTACAAATACAAGGCCCCAAGCCCTGAGCTCTGCCAGCAAATACGATCTGTCAG GATCTCCAAGGCGATGCTGAAGTGGGCGTGCTGGATTCTCACAGACAGGGACGTGGATGCCTGA
- the LOC101803753 gene encoding C-signal, with protein MGELRVRSVLVTGANRGIGLGLVRHLLGLPNPPEWVFAACRDPKGQRAQELQNLASKHPNLVIVPLEVTEPASIKAAAASVGERLKNSGLNLLINNAGISHYKSFDSNTQEDMAQVYATNTIGPLLLSQAFLPLLKKAAQGSPGSGLSCSKAAIINMSSYAGSIQDVYLWEYGQAISYRCSKAALNMLTKCQSLSYREHGILCAAFHPGWVQTDMGSSAEMKPPVTVDESVGGMLKVISSLSEKDTGTFLDWEGKVLPW; from the exons ATGGGAGAGCTTCGTGTCCGCTCCGTTCTGGTGACTGGAGCCAACCGAGGAATCGGCCTGGGGTTAGTCCGgcacctgctggggctgccaaacCCACCCGAGTGGGTCTTTGCAGCCTGCCGGGACCCCAAGGGACAGCGAGCACAG gagctgcagaactTGGCTTCCAAGCACCCCAACCTGGTCATCGTCCCACTCG AAGTCACCGAGCCCGCCAGCATCAAGGCGGCTGCAGCCAGTGTCGGGGAGCGCCTCAAGAACTCAGGTCTCAACCTCCTCATCAACAATGCCGGAATTTCACACTATAAATCATTTGACAGTAACACACAGGAGGACATGGCCCAGGTGTACGCCACCAACACCATTGGGcccctgctgctgagccag GCGTTCCTGCCCCTGCTGAagaaggctgcccaggggagcccgggctcagggctgagctgcagcaaggCAGCCATCATCAACATGTCCAGCTATGCTGGCTCCATTCAGGACGTCTATTTGTGGGAGTACGGACAAGCTATTTCATATCGCTGCAGCAAG GCTGCTCTGAACATGCTCACCAAGTGCCAGTCCTTGAGCTACCGGGAACACGGCAtcctctgtgctgctttccaTCCTGGCTGGGTACAGACGGACATGGGGAGCTCAGCTGAAATGAAG ccccccgtgACAGTAGATGAGAGCGTAGGAGGGATGCTGAAGGTGAtctcctccctctctgagaAGGACACCGGGACCTTCCTGGACTGGGAAGGGAAAGTTCTGCCCTGGTGA
- the LOC110351764 gene encoding C-signal-like isoform X1, whose amino-acid sequence MAALARSVLVTGSNRGIGLELVRQLAASPQPPQHIFATCRDPDGPRGKALRELSAQHPSIRLVQLDTVDLPSIRRAVQVVESCLEGQGLNLLINNAGIGSHATLQTVDSQEMLAAFATNVVGPLQVTKEFLPLLEKAAKGAQKTGLSCSRAAIVNVSSKVGSIGLCLRVLEAPMYPYRASKAAQNMVTRCLAAELRDKGILCTAIHPGWVKTDMGTEQAPMTVERSVQGILAVLGSLSQETSGAFLDWEGNSLPW is encoded by the exons ATGGCCGCGCTGGCTCGCAGCGTCTTGGTGACGGGGTCCAACCGGGGCATCGGGCTGGAGCTGGTGAGGCAGCTCGccgccagcccccagcccccccagcacatcTTCGCCACCTGCCGGGACCCCGATGGTCCAAGAGGGAAG GCCCTGCGAGAATTATCCGCCCAGCACCCCAGCATCAGACTGGTCCAGCTAG ACACAGTGGACCTGCCCAGCATCcgcagggctgtgcaggtggTGGAGTCTTGTCTGGAGGGCCAGGGCTTGAACCTGCTCATCAACAACGCTGGCATCGGCTCGCACGCCACGCTGCAGACCGTGGACTCGCAGGAGATGCTCGCCGCATTTGCCACCAACGTGGTCGGGCCCCTCCAGGTCACCAAG GAATTCCTGCCGCTGTTGGAGAAGGCGGCAAAAGGTGCGCAGAAGAcagggctgagctgcagcagggccgcGATCGTCAACGTGTCCTCCAAAGTGGGCTCCATCGGGCTGTGCCTCAGGGTGCTGGAGGCCCCCATGTACCCGTACCGTGCCAGcaag GCTGCCCAGAACATGGTGACCAGGTGCCTGGCTGCAGAGCTCAGGGACAAGGGGATCTTGTGCACGGCGATCCATCCCGGCTGGGTGAAGACGGACATGGGGACAGAGCAG GCACCCATGACGGTGGAGCGCAGCGTGCAGGGCATCCTGGCGGTGCTGGGCAGCCTCTCGCAGGAGACCTCCGGCGCCTTCCTCGACTGGGAAGGGAACAGCCTGCCCTGGTGA
- the LOC110351764 gene encoding uncharacterized protein isoform X2, translating to MAALARSVLVTGSNRGIGLELVRQLAASPQPPQHIFATCRDPDGPRGKALRELSAQHPSIRLVQLDTVDLPSIRRAVQVVESCLEGQGLNLLINNAGIGSHATLQTVDSQEMLAAFATNVVGPLQVTKEFLPLLEKAAKGAQKTGLSCSRAAIVNVSSKVGSIGLCLRVLEAPMYPYRASKVRGWGRRWGPWRGAHGTPPPTPGHPSPAWSSKGEHAERQPRLCPCSTAGQSPFPTSTALQLQNVPLPPTRTQLPEPSVVLAWPCLFQAAQNMVTRCLAAELRDKGILCTAIHPGWVKTDMGTEQAPMTVERSVQGILAVLGSLSQETSGAFLDWEGNSLPW from the exons ATGGCCGCGCTGGCTCGCAGCGTCTTGGTGACGGGGTCCAACCGGGGCATCGGGCTGGAGCTGGTGAGGCAGCTCGccgccagcccccagcccccccagcacatcTTCGCCACCTGCCGGGACCCCGATGGTCCAAGAGGGAAG GCCCTGCGAGAATTATCCGCCCAGCACCCCAGCATCAGACTGGTCCAGCTAG ACACAGTGGACCTGCCCAGCATCcgcagggctgtgcaggtggTGGAGTCTTGTCTGGAGGGCCAGGGCTTGAACCTGCTCATCAACAACGCTGGCATCGGCTCGCACGCCACGCTGCAGACCGTGGACTCGCAGGAGATGCTCGCCGCATTTGCCACCAACGTGGTCGGGCCCCTCCAGGTCACCAAG GAATTCCTGCCGCTGTTGGAGAAGGCGGCAAAAGGTGCGCAGAAGAcagggctgagctgcagcagggccgcGATCGTCAACGTGTCCTCCAAAGTGGGCTCCATCGGGCTGTGCCTCAGGGTGCTGGAGGCCCCCATGTACCCGTACCGTGCCAGcaaggtgaggggctgggggaggcgcTGGGGACCATGGAGGGGAGCTCATGGaacccccccacccaccccggGCCACCCATCCCCAGCCTGGTCCTCCAAGGGTGAGCACGCAGAGCGCCAGCCCAGGCTGTGCCCATGCTCCACAGCAGGGCAAAGCCCATTTCCCACCTCCACAGCCCTTCAGCTCCAAAATGTTCCCCTCCCACCCACACGTACCCAGCTCCCTGAGCCCAGTGTGGTGCTGGCATGGCCGTGCCTCTTCCAGGCTGCCCAGAACATGGTGACCAGGTGCCTGGCTGCAGAGCTCAGGGACAAGGGGATCTTGTGCACGGCGATCCATCCCGGCTGGGTGAAGACGGACATGGGGACAGAGCAG GCACCCATGACGGTGGAGCGCAGCGTGCAGGGCATCCTGGCGGTGCTGGGCAGCCTCTCGCAGGAGACCTCCGGCGCCTTCCTCGACTGGGAAGGGAACAGCCTGCCCTGGTGA